GCGGGAACTCAACGAAGGATTCCAAGTGCCGCAGTGCGATCCCTTGGCCGATCGGCAGGAGGTTCCAATCGTAAGCGTATGCAGTGCTCGGCGAAGCCAGGGCACCTTGCATGGACGCTGCCGACTTCTGCCAAGCGCCGACCGCCTGTTCAAACGGATCACGCTTGATGTTGTCGATCAGAGTCCAGGAGTAGGTTTCGAGACCCATCAGCCAACCGTCAGGACCCGGCTTAGCCATCGAGTAGTAGAACTTCCAGTTCTTGTATCGCACAGCGGAGAGCGTGGCACCGGAGTAGTAGATGAACGTCTCGCGAGCGGACTTGTCGGTCTTGTTCGTGAGGTAGTCGATCTGGTTGATACCAGCGAGTTTCGTCTTGACGAAGTTTGGGTACTTTCCGGCTTGGATCTGCTTGTCGAGACCGTCGCCCTTGGGGCCACCTGCAATCTCGGTCAAAGTCGGCATCCAGTCGTAGGAAGCGAACATCTCTTTATAGAGCGTGCCGGGCTTGATATGGCCAGGCCAACGGACGACGCAGGGAACGCGGTAGCCGCCTTCCCAGGCTTGGCCCTTCTGGCCCTTGAATGGTGTCACACCACCGTCCGGGAAAGTGATCGCCTCGGCTCCGTTGTCGGTCGTGAAGACGACAATGGTATTGTCCAGTTCGCCCATGTCTTCGAGCTTCTTGAGGACGTAGCCAATATTGTCGTCCATCTGCTTCATGCCAGCTTCATTGGCACCCCAGTCTTTGCCGCCGACTTCGCCGATCATGGCTTCATACTTCGGCGAGAGCACGGTGGTGACGTGCATGCGCGCGGGGTTGTACCAGCAGAAGAATGGTTTGTCGGTCTTCTTGGGATCATTACGATCGAGCCAGTCGATGA
This genomic window from Allorhodopirellula heiligendammensis contains:
- a CDS encoding arylsulfatase is translated as MKNTRRRFPGWAHVGLAAIVLIGLSAPAFSQDKKPNILFIMGDDIGIMNVGAYHQGLMVGETPNIDRLAAEGGRFMDYYAMQSCTSGRCAFFTGMEPIRVGLTVPQLPGSPAWLRDGTPTIAKILLNQGYTTAQFGKNHLGDHAQSLPTAQGFQEYWGYLYHLDAMQQVSFPDINKSPTEQGITPPGLNTPIEGLTPPPGSVDPKTHIALIPPRPLISSTSSDGTLKNQKVSGDGPLTIERSKTIDEEISSKVIDWLDRNDPKKTDKPFFCWYNPARMHVTTVLSPKYEAMIGEVGGKDWGANEAGMKQMDDNIGYVLKKLEDMGELDNTIVVFTTDNGAEAITFPDGGVTPFKGQKGQAWEGGYRVPCVVRWPGHIKPGTLYKEMFASYDWMPTLTEIAGGPKGDGLDKQIQAGKYPNFVKTKLAGINQIDYLTNKTDKSARETFIYYSGATLSAVRYKNWKFYYSMAKPGPDGWLMGLETYSWTLIDNIKRDPFEQAVGAWQKSAASMQGALASPSTAYAYDWNLLPIGQGIALRHLESFVEFPPMQAPPSYNLAQVMEQIQAQKRKISSSGHPSD